A single genomic interval of Mangifera indica cultivar Alphonso chromosome 5, CATAS_Mindica_2.1, whole genome shotgun sequence harbors:
- the LOC123215690 gene encoding beta-glucuronosyltransferase GlcAT14A-like, translating into MGAEKRWLFTLFSAALLSLLLLLLYSFSTFSNSSSKPFPSIIHHGAHYPPAFGYYISGGRGDKDRIFRLLLATYHPRNRYLLHLGVDASEEERLRLVAAVKSVPAIRSFGNVDVVGKPDRLTYMGSSNLAAILRAVAILLKIDKGWNWFVYLSAADYPLVTQDDLAHVFSSVRRDLNFLDHTSDLGWKEVQRIQPIVVDPGLYLARRSQIFQATEKRATPDAFQVFTGSQWFFLSRPFLEFCLFGWDNLPRTLLMYFNNVMLSQESYFHSVICNAPEFKNTTVNSDLRYMIWDNPPKMEPHFLNAPDFDQMVHSGAVFARQFEKDDPVLNMVDEKILKRGRYRAVPGAWCSGRRNGWIDPCSQWGDVNILKPGPQAKKLEETITNLLDDWNSQLNQCK; encoded by the exons ATGGGGGCAGAGAAGCGATGGCTTTTCACTCTGTTTTCGGCTGCATTATTGTCACTCTTGTTACTGTTACTCTACTCTTTCTCAACTTTTAGTAATTCTTCTTCAAAGCCTTTCCCTTCTATAATTCATCACGGGGCTCACTATCCTCCGGCTTTTGGTTACTATATCTCGGGCGGTAGGGGTGATAAGGACCGGATCTTTCGTTTGCTTCTCGCGACTTATCATCCCAGAAATCGGTATTTGTTGCATCTGGGAGTCGATGCGTCGGAGGAAGAGAGATTGAGGCTCGTTGCGGCGGTTAAGTCGGTTCCGGCGATTCGGAGTTTTGGGAATGTTGACGTTGTGGGGAAGCCTGATAGACTCACTTACATGGGGTCCAGTAATTTGGCTGCCATTCTTCGTGCGGTTGCCATTTTGTTGAAGATTGATAAGGGTTGGAATTGGTTTGTTTATTTGAGTGCTGCTGATTATCCTCTTGTTACTCAAGATG ATCTAGCCCATGTGTTCTCTTCTGTGAGGAGAGACCTCAATTTCCTTGATCACACCAGTGACCTTGGATGGAAAGA AGTTCAAAGGATCCAACCTATTGTAGTTGATCCAGGGCTCTACTTAGCAAGGAGAAGCCAGATTTTTCAGGCCACAGAGAAGCGAGCAACACCTGATGCTTTTCAAGTATTCACAG GTTCACAATGGTTTTTCTTGAGCCGACCTTTTCTGGAATTTTGTCTCTTTGGTTGGGATAACCTACCTCGAACCCTTCTCATGTATTTTAACAATGTAATGTTATCTCAAGAATCCTATTTCCACTCTGTCATTTGCAATGCACCGGAGTTTAAGAATACAACTGTAAACAGTGATTTAAGATATATGATATGGGACAATCCTCCAAAAATGGAGCCTCACTTTCTAAATGCCCCTGATTTTGATCAAATGGTACATAGTGGAGCTGTCTTTGCAAGACAGTTTGAGAAGGATGACCCTGTGCTGAACATGGTTGATGAAAAGATCCTCAAGCGTGGACGTTATCGAGCTGTCCCAGGGGCATGGTGTTCTGGCCGAAGAAACGGGTGGATAGATCCTTGCTCCCAGTGGGGTGACGTCAACATATTGAAGCCTGGACCCCAGGCGAAAAAGTTAGAAGAGACCATTACAAACCTCCTCGATGACTGGAACTCACAGTTGAATCAATGCAAATGA
- the LOC123217268 gene encoding ELL-associated factor 2-like isoform X2 — protein MANNSKEEPKTAPQSDRWYNLTLGSSFKDDSSNKYCTLRYEFKPASIDKTKPGSLHKNKDNRVSVEFHNNQLGKPKVTFEGSSEDYKENDAVLLFDGQTFRLERLHRAVKQLRHLRMPGESASAVSAAVEPRLSPVGKGSKPTHISRNTFPAVPVEVEKIDIGQPENSGAKPAGKGIADQFDQPNLSATSPGSKNDEGDEHQDIDLVDIFGDGSPDDGNTTEQKADVGSDIKVPRHHDTDDEIADVDDSGDEADKGPNAAETLRAQVKGPNAADALRAQVNAAEGDDRSSSSSSSSGSGSSGTGSGSGSSSSSDTEGSDEDSVNSI, from the exons ATGGCGAACAACTCTAAAGAGGAGCCGAAAACGGCGCCGCAATCCGATCGCTGGTACAATCTCACCCTCGGCTCTTCCTTCAAAGACGATTCGTCTAACAAGTACTGCACGCTGCGAT ATGAATTTAAGCCAGCTTCAATTGATAAGACCAAGCCTGGAAGCTTGCACAAGAATAAGGACAATAGGGTTTCTGTGGAATTTCATAACAATCAGTTAGGAAAACCTAAAGTGACATTTGAGGGAAGCAGTGAGGATTACAAAGAAAATGATGCTGTTTTGCTTTTTGATGGTCAGACATTCCGGTTGGAGCGGCTTCACCGGGCAGTCAAGCAGCTTAGGCACCTTCGAATGCCTGGCGAATCTGCATCAGCAGTTTCGGCTGCGGTTGAGCCAAGGTTATCTCCAGTTGGGAAGGGTTCAAAACCAACTCATATAAGTAGAAACACGTTTCCTGCTGTGCCA GTTGAAGTGGAAAAGATTGATATTGGCCAGCCAGAGAATTCAG GTGCAAAACCTGCTGGTAAGGGGATTGCTGATCAATTTGATCAACCAAATTTGTCTGCCACCTCACCGGGGTCTAAAAATGATGAAGGTGACGAGCATCAAGATATAGATTTGGTTGACATCTTCGGCGATGGAAGCCCCGATGATGGAAATACCACTGAACAAAAAGCAGATGTTGGATCTGATATTAAGGTGCCCCGACACCATGACACTGATGATGAGATTGCTGATGTAGATGATAGTGGTGACGAAGCAGACAAGGGGCCAAATGCTGCGGAAACCCTTAGAGCTCAGGTGAAGGGGCCAAATGCCGCGGATGCCCTTAGAGCCCAG GTGAATGCAGCGGAGGGGGATGATCGGTCCTCAAGCTCTAGCAGTAGCAGTGGAAGTGGAAGCAGCGGTACTGGAAGTGGTAGTGGAAGTAGTAGCAGCAGTGATACTGAAGGCAGCGATGAAGACTCAGTTAACTCTATTTGA
- the LOC123217268 gene encoding ELL-associated factor 2-like isoform X1, with product MANNSKEEPKTAPQSDRWYNLTLGSSFKDDSSNKYCTLRYEFKPASIDKTKPGSLHKNKDNRVSVEFHNNQLGKPKVTFEGSSEDYKENDAVLLFDGQTFRLERLHRAVKQLRHLRMPGESASAVSAAVEPRLSPVGKGSKPTHISRNTFPAVPVEVEKIDIGQPENSGAKPAGKGIADQFDQPNLSATSPGSKNDEGDEHQDIDLVDIFGDGSPDDGNTTEQKADVGSDIKVPRHHDTDDEIADVDDSGDEADKGPNAAETLRAQVKGPNAADALRAQVKGPNAADALRAQVNAAEGDDRSSSSSSSSGSGSSGTGSGSGSSSSSDTEGSDEDSVNSI from the exons ATGGCGAACAACTCTAAAGAGGAGCCGAAAACGGCGCCGCAATCCGATCGCTGGTACAATCTCACCCTCGGCTCTTCCTTCAAAGACGATTCGTCTAACAAGTACTGCACGCTGCGAT ATGAATTTAAGCCAGCTTCAATTGATAAGACCAAGCCTGGAAGCTTGCACAAGAATAAGGACAATAGGGTTTCTGTGGAATTTCATAACAATCAGTTAGGAAAACCTAAAGTGACATTTGAGGGAAGCAGTGAGGATTACAAAGAAAATGATGCTGTTTTGCTTTTTGATGGTCAGACATTCCGGTTGGAGCGGCTTCACCGGGCAGTCAAGCAGCTTAGGCACCTTCGAATGCCTGGCGAATCTGCATCAGCAGTTTCGGCTGCGGTTGAGCCAAGGTTATCTCCAGTTGGGAAGGGTTCAAAACCAACTCATATAAGTAGAAACACGTTTCCTGCTGTGCCA GTTGAAGTGGAAAAGATTGATATTGGCCAGCCAGAGAATTCAG GTGCAAAACCTGCTGGTAAGGGGATTGCTGATCAATTTGATCAACCAAATTTGTCTGCCACCTCACCGGGGTCTAAAAATGATGAAGGTGACGAGCATCAAGATATAGATTTGGTTGACATCTTCGGCGATGGAAGCCCCGATGATGGAAATACCACTGAACAAAAAGCAGATGTTGGATCTGATATTAAGGTGCCCCGACACCATGACACTGATGATGAGATTGCTGATGTAGATGATAGTGGTGACGAAGCAGACAAGGGGCCAAATGCTGCGGAAACCCTTAGAGCTCAGGTGAAGGGGCCAAATGCCGCGGATGCCCTTAGAGCCCAGGTGAAGGGACCAAATGCCGCGGATGCCCTTAGAGCCCAGGTGAATGCAGCGGAGGGGGATGATCGGTCCTCAAGCTCTAGCAGTAGCAGTGGAAGTGGAAGCAGCGGTACTGGAAGTGGTAGTGGAAGTAGTAGCAGCAGTGATACTGAAGGCAGCGATGAAGACTCAGTTAACTCTATTTGA
- the LOC123217596 gene encoding putative fasciclin-like arabinogalactan protein 20, with protein sequence MAANFLISLILFSLLSFSSFSLSDNSISKAVEIVSNSGFVSLALTLEFGSKNLIPHSEYLTIFTPSNSSFSSSGQRSLSLLKFHFSPQSLTPQFLKSLPFNSKIPTLSPPHTLLVTSPPSRCDQDTISLNGVKVNVGSMIYDDGWLRIFGIEKFFDPNFGASPRPNLDCVASPRDDDEEEDDDDGSMSFDAAIEEMKDKGYSIMASFLEMQLGMIKEPALLTVFAPPDEKMEGYFRNFTDYSVVFLRHVVPCLMPWPVLIRLDYPTTVPTFLEGYKITVSLRQDKEALLVNKVVIVEDVYADDWLAVLGIGDVLPAMPAPEPKPSSQRRRSVVNAAVLKALVGFSFLVMFELSLDLSIFS encoded by the coding sequence ATGGCGGCCAACTTTTTAATCTCTCTCATCCTATTTTCCCTCCTCTCTTTCTCCTCTTTCTCTCTGTCCGACAATTCCATCTCCAAAGCCGTCGAAATTGTCTCGAATTCCGGCTTTGTTTCGCTGGCTCTCACGCTCGAATTCGGCTCCAAGAACTTGATCCCTCACTCTGAATACCTCACCATTTTCACTCCCTCcaactcttctttttcttcatccgGCCAGCGGTCTCTTTCCCTTCTGAAATTCCACTTTTCTCCCCAATCTCTGACCCCCCAGTTCCTCAAATCCCTCCCTTTCAACTCCAAGATTCCAACCTTATCCCCTCCCCACACTCTCCTCGTCACTTCACCGCCTTCTCGTTGTGACCAAGACACTATTTCGCTTAACGGCGTCAAGGTTAACGTCGGCTCAATGATATACGACGACGGGTGGTTGAGAATTTTCGGGATTGAGAAGTTCTTTGATCCAAACTTCGGTGCCTCTCCAAGGCCTAATCTTGATTGTGTAGCATCTCCACGTGACGACGACGAggaggaagatgatgatgatggctCGATGAGTTTTGATGCAGCAATTGAGGAAATGAAAGACAAAGGGTACTCAATTATGGCGTCATTTCTTGAAATGCAATTGGGGATGATAAAGGAGCCAGCTTTGCTGACTGTGTTCGCTCCTCCGGATGAGAAAATGGAGGGTTATTTCAGAAATTTCACCGATTACTCGGTGGTCTTTCTCCGTCATGTGGTGCCGTGCCTGATGCCGTGGCCGGTTCTGATTCGTCTAGACTATCCAACGACAGTGCCCACATTCTTAGAAGGGTATAAAATTACTGTCTCATTGAGGCAGGATAAGGAGGCCTTGTTAGTCAATAAAGTTGTTATTGTTGAAGATGTGTATGCCGATGACTGGCTTGCCGTTTTGGGGATCGGTGATGTTTTGCCGGCGATGCCAGCGCCGGAGCCAAAACCGTCGTCTCAGAGAAGAAGATCAGTCGTGAATGCTGCAGTCTTGAAGGCTTTGGTGGGTTTCTCTTTTCTGGTTATGTTTGAACTGAGTCTTGATTTGTCTATATTTTCTTAG